The following proteins come from a genomic window of Edaphobacter sp. 4G125:
- a CDS encoding coagulation factor 5/8 type domain-containing protein — MQFKGMKWGVPLAVMMSGTLAFAASGAKVPDLGPNVAIFSPSTPATEIQARIDKVYAAQQHSEFGAERDALLFLPGEYKVDVPVGFYTQVVGLGAVPDKVHIAGNVHSDAAGKNDNATTTFWRSMEGFSVTPANGLMQWAVSQAAPFRRMHVKGDMVLNQKHGWSSGGWMSDTAVDGTVNSGTQQQWISRNVEWGGWTGSNWNMVFVGVNKLPAGEWPSPPYTKVATVPVVREKPFLEVDAKGRWGVRVPALRRDSTGVTWRGGETPGKTIPLTQFYIAKPSDSATAINAALAKGKHLLLTPGIYELDDALRITKPGTVVLGLGFATLKPVKGTAALTVADVDGVTVAGLLFDAGETESPVLLEVGTEGNKLRHTQNPTLLADVFFRIGGAAMGKARVSLLIHSNDVIVDHTWIWRADHGHGVGWNSNTAANGLVVEGKDVTAYGLFVEHFQQYQVLWKGEGGRTYFYQSEIPYDPPTQPAYTSGTGVDGWASYKVADGVAHHEAWGLGIYSVFRHPDVRLTRAIEVPKTPDVKFHHMITVALDNLGSIDNVINDAGGPTSVAPHRVTPKVTNYP; from the coding sequence ATGCAGTTTAAAGGAATGAAGTGGGGAGTTCCCCTTGCAGTCATGATGAGTGGAACGCTGGCCTTTGCTGCCAGCGGCGCGAAGGTCCCTGATCTCGGACCGAATGTCGCCATATTCTCGCCTTCAACTCCTGCCACAGAAATTCAGGCGCGCATCGATAAGGTCTATGCGGCCCAGCAGCACAGCGAGTTCGGCGCCGAACGCGATGCTCTGCTCTTTTTACCCGGCGAATACAAGGTCGATGTACCGGTAGGTTTCTATACCCAGGTTGTAGGATTGGGCGCAGTTCCGGACAAGGTCCATATCGCAGGCAATGTACACTCCGACGCAGCAGGAAAAAATGACAACGCGACCACGACCTTCTGGCGCAGCATGGAAGGGTTCTCGGTCACTCCTGCGAATGGCCTGATGCAGTGGGCCGTATCGCAGGCGGCTCCGTTCCGGCGAATGCACGTGAAGGGAGACATGGTGCTGAACCAGAAGCACGGCTGGTCGAGCGGCGGCTGGATGTCCGACACCGCCGTGGATGGTACGGTCAACTCCGGCACGCAGCAGCAGTGGATCTCGCGCAATGTGGAGTGGGGCGGCTGGACAGGTTCGAACTGGAACATGGTCTTCGTAGGCGTGAACAAGCTACCAGCCGGCGAGTGGCCGTCGCCTCCATATACGAAGGTGGCGACGGTTCCGGTAGTGCGAGAGAAACCCTTCCTTGAAGTCGATGCGAAAGGGCGTTGGGGCGTGCGGGTTCCTGCCTTGCGCCGCGATAGCACAGGAGTGACGTGGCGAGGCGGCGAGACGCCAGGAAAGACGATTCCGCTGACGCAGTTTTACATTGCGAAGCCGAGCGATAGCGCGACAGCGATTAACGCTGCTCTGGCGAAGGGAAAGCATTTGCTACTGACTCCTGGAATTTATGAGTTGGATGATGCACTGCGGATCACCAAACCGGGAACCGTTGTATTGGGGCTAGGCTTCGCGACGCTCAAACCAGTCAAAGGAACGGCAGCGCTGACGGTAGCGGATGTCGATGGAGTCACCGTCGCGGGATTGCTGTTCGATGCAGGAGAAACAGAATCGCCCGTGCTGCTGGAGGTTGGGACTGAAGGCAACAAACTGCGGCACACGCAGAATCCCACATTGCTGGCAGACGTATTCTTCCGTATCGGCGGAGCAGCTATGGGTAAGGCCCGCGTTAGCCTCCTCATTCACTCGAACGATGTGATTGTGGACCACACATGGATCTGGCGCGCCGATCACGGTCACGGCGTCGGCTGGAATAGCAACACCGCCGCGAACGGCCTTGTCGTCGAAGGAAAGGATGTCACCGCGTATGGGTTGTTCGTCGAACACTTTCAGCAGTATCAGGTGCTGTGGAAGGGTGAGGGCGGCAGAACCTACTTCTATCAATCGGAGATTCCATACGATCCGCCAACGCAGCCCGCATATACCAGCGGAACCGGCGTGGACGGCTGGGCCTCCTACAAAGTCGCCGATGGTGTTGCCCATCACGAAGCCTGGGGTCTGGGAATCTACAGCGTCTTCCGCCATCCCGATGTAAGGCTGACGCGGGCAATCGAGGTTCCTAAAACGCCGGACGTGAAGTTCCACCACATGATTACGGTTGCTCTGGATAATCTGGGATCGATCGACAACGTGATCAACGACGCAGGGGGACCGACGTCCGTTGCACCTCACCGGGTAACGCCGAAGGTCACGAACTATCCGTAA
- the sseA gene encoding 3-mercaptopyruvate sulfurtransferase, whose amino-acid sequence MNPLVSVSWLADRLNDSQIVVLDATLPPVGVTPPVDTRGRYLERHIPGAVFFDIDELSDHSTSLPHMLPTEEEFSRKMGELGIGNEMTIAVYEQAGVFSAPRAWWMLRTFGVDKVHVLDGGLDAWTAAGLPVESGTAKRAEVKFTARLDRSVVKSFEQVQKMIAAHAQILDARSAGRFAGTAPEPRPGISSGHMPGATSVPFTELTETGRMKDADGLRELFAAKKVNLDQPITTTCGSGVTAAVIALGLEIAGAKQVNLYDGSWAEYASRPEAVIEKD is encoded by the coding sequence ATGAATCCTCTCGTCTCTGTCTCATGGCTGGCCGATCGCCTTAATGATTCGCAGATTGTCGTGCTCGATGCGACGCTTCCACCGGTGGGAGTAACTCCTCCCGTCGATACGCGCGGACGTTATCTGGAGCGGCATATCCCAGGTGCTGTGTTCTTCGACATCGACGAGCTCTCCGACCACTCCACTTCGCTGCCTCACATGCTTCCCACGGAAGAAGAGTTCTCGCGCAAGATGGGAGAACTTGGTATCGGCAACGAAATGACAATCGCCGTCTATGAGCAGGCCGGAGTCTTTTCAGCTCCACGTGCCTGGTGGATGCTGCGCACCTTCGGCGTCGATAAGGTCCATGTGCTCGATGGCGGACTGGACGCATGGACAGCAGCAGGATTGCCGGTTGAATCGGGCACGGCAAAACGTGCCGAGGTAAAGTTTACGGCGCGGCTGGACCGCAGCGTAGTGAAGAGCTTTGAGCAAGTGCAAAAGATGATTGCTGCACACGCGCAGATTCTGGATGCACGGTCGGCAGGAAGATTCGCAGGCACCGCACCAGAGCCACGGCCAGGAATCAGCTCCGGACACATGCCCGGTGCAACCTCAGTTCCCTTCACCGAACTTACAGAGACAGGCCGCATGAAGGATGCTGACGGATTGCGTGAACTCTTCGCGGCGAAAAAGGTGAATCTGGATCAACCGATCACAACCACCTGCGGCTCGGGAGTAACCGCAGCCGTCATCGCGTTAGGGTTGGAGATTGCAGGCGCAAAACAGGTGAACCTCTATGACGGATCGTGGGCAGAGTATGCCTCGCGCCCTGAAGCTGTGATTGAGAAAGATTAG
- a CDS encoding diacylglycerol/lipid kinase family protein gives MKRVRRIVLLVNPVFERHRRRSLPGMMQVLAKAGVEVELLEATPDRSAKDAIRSALQHPTDAVIACGGDGTVFDAVQGLAGSEVPLGICPFGTGNILAQNLGIPRNPVEAIRWLLGATPRAIPLGKITCANRAEEHSWFFAMAAGMGGHAAMMAAAERYGKHSAGKIAYFGAGLETLVTYPLQPFEIEITTVAGEVLQRQVCEMIAVHVAELNLWHPGGGLELPFLRLASVEGASRLRLAQASVGALVFGEGQRDRASKANAAARYEDVTRVVCRPIAGLEYKQPIAVQADGEILGYSSATIEMAGVSVKLLAK, from the coding sequence ATGAAACGCGTGCGCAGGATTGTATTGCTGGTAAACCCAGTCTTTGAGCGGCATCGGCGTCGCTCTCTCCCCGGCATGATGCAGGTGCTGGCGAAGGCAGGTGTGGAGGTTGAACTTCTGGAGGCGACTCCAGACCGCTCCGCAAAGGACGCAATTCGGAGCGCTCTTCAGCATCCGACCGATGCTGTCATTGCGTGTGGCGGCGATGGCACGGTCTTTGACGCTGTGCAGGGACTCGCTGGCTCCGAGGTGCCCTTAGGAATCTGTCCGTTCGGTACGGGAAATATCCTTGCGCAGAACCTCGGCATTCCCCGCAATCCAGTGGAAGCCATACGCTGGCTGCTTGGGGCCACACCGCGAGCGATACCTCTAGGAAAGATCACTTGTGCGAATAGAGCTGAGGAGCATAGCTGGTTTTTTGCCATGGCCGCCGGTATGGGGGGACACGCTGCCATGATGGCTGCCGCGGAGCGTTACGGAAAACACAGTGCGGGAAAGATTGCCTACTTCGGGGCTGGGCTTGAGACGCTCGTCACCTATCCGCTTCAGCCCTTCGAGATCGAGATTACGACTGTGGCGGGAGAGGTGCTGCAGCGACAGGTCTGCGAGATGATTGCTGTCCACGTAGCGGAGCTGAATCTCTGGCATCCAGGCGGTGGGCTGGAGCTTCCGTTTCTCCGTCTCGCCAGTGTCGAAGGAGCTTCACGGCTTCGTTTGGCACAGGCCTCTGTAGGAGCTTTAGTGTTTGGAGAAGGGCAGCGTGACCGCGCTTCTAAGGCAAATGCCGCAGCACGTTACGAGGATGTAACGCGCGTGGTTTGCCGCCCCATCGCCGGACTCGAATATAAACAGCCGATTGCGGTTCAAGCGGATGGCGAGATCCTGGGATATTCTTCGGCGACGATCGAGATGGCCGGCGTCAGCGTGAAGCTTCTGGCGAAGTAG
- a CDS encoding NAD(P)H-binding protein — protein sequence MNSNDKIFVAGGTGKTGRRVVERLQRLGVPFRVGSRNAQPAFNWEDSTTWPAALEGITKVYVAYSPDIAVPGAPEIVQAFFKRAIEAGVQKLVLLSGRGEEEAERAEQMLKAFDIDWTILRCSFFSQNFDEGFFLEPILAGEVALPVRPVPEPFVDVEDVADVAVAALTLPGHSRKLYELTGPRALTFADAVAKIAKATGREIRYVSITPQEYRAAMLDAQVPAEIVDLVLYLFDTVLDGRNTPIADGVQQALGRPASDFSKYVQRIAASGVWGN from the coding sequence ATGAACAGCAATGACAAGATATTCGTCGCAGGTGGAACGGGAAAGACAGGCAGAAGGGTAGTCGAGCGCTTGCAACGTCTAGGGGTTCCATTCCGAGTCGGTTCGCGGAATGCACAACCGGCGTTCAATTGGGAAGACAGTACAACCTGGCCGGCTGCCCTGGAAGGAATCACCAAGGTCTATGTCGCATACTCTCCGGACATCGCAGTTCCGGGAGCGCCAGAGATCGTTCAGGCCTTCTTTAAACGCGCAATCGAAGCTGGAGTTCAAAAACTGGTTCTGCTTTCAGGCCGAGGAGAAGAAGAGGCCGAACGCGCGGAGCAGATGCTGAAGGCTTTCGACATCGATTGGACGATTCTGCGCTGCAGCTTCTTCAGTCAGAACTTCGACGAGGGCTTCTTTCTTGAACCGATCCTGGCGGGCGAGGTTGCTCTTCCGGTGCGGCCTGTTCCCGAACCCTTTGTCGATGTTGAGGACGTTGCCGATGTTGCAGTCGCAGCGCTGACCCTGCCCGGCCACTCAAGAAAGCTCTACGAGCTTACAGGGCCACGCGCGCTGACGTTTGCGGATGCCGTTGCAAAGATTGCTAAGGCGACCGGGCGGGAGATCCGCTATGTCTCGATCACACCGCAGGAGTACCGCGCAGCCATGCTGGACGCGCAGGTACCGGCAGAGATAGTCGATCTGGTGCTCTACCTTTTCGATACTGTGCTGGATGGCCGTAACACTCCGATTGCAGACGGAGTACAGCAGGCGCTCGGACGTCCCGCCAGCGATTTCTCGAAGTATGTCCAACGCATCGCAGCAAGTGGAGTATGGGGAAACTGA